One genomic region from Stackebrandtia nassauensis DSM 44728 encodes:
- a CDS encoding TlpA family protein disulfide reductase yields MRLRTLLLGFTVAALTASCSSGGQTADASQDVDWDVPCDESDIGTAAEDFKDFTLECLSNGKDHALGVLDERPTVITLWATWCGPCRKEAPEFRKFHEEYGDQVNLIGVDTQDDRSSGLAFAADAGWRFPSVSDPKGSVMRARGITALPATFLIDEKGTTVATYNDPGLTFEKLEKAALKHFEVERS; encoded by the coding sequence ATGAGACTTCGCACCCTGCTCCTCGGATTCACCGTGGCGGCGTTGACCGCCTCGTGCTCGTCCGGCGGCCAGACCGCCGACGCGTCGCAGGACGTCGACTGGGACGTCCCCTGCGACGAGTCCGACATCGGCACGGCCGCCGAGGACTTCAAGGACTTCACTTTGGAGTGTCTGTCCAACGGCAAGGACCACGCGCTGGGCGTACTCGACGAGCGCCCCACGGTGATCACGCTGTGGGCCACCTGGTGCGGGCCCTGCCGCAAGGAGGCCCCGGAGTTCAGGAAGTTCCACGAGGAGTACGGCGACCAGGTGAACCTCATCGGTGTGGACACACAGGACGATCGTTCGTCAGGGCTGGCCTTCGCCGCCGACGCGGGCTGGCGGTTCCCGTCGGTCAGCGACCCCAAGGGCTCGGTCATGCGCGCCCGGGGCATCACCGCGCTGCCCGCGACCTTCCTCATCGACGAAAAGGGAACGACCGTCGCGACCTACAACGACCCCGGCCTGACCTTCGAGAAGCTGGAGAAGGCGGCACTGAAGCACTTCGAGGTGGAGCGGTCATGA
- the nth gene encoding endonuclease III: MTAAETPLGRKRRARRMARMLAELHPDAHCELDYADPFQLAVATILSAQCTDVRVNLTTPALFARYPDPAAMAAADRGELEELIRPTGFFRNKTNSLLGLSAALLSDHGGEVPGTMAELVKLPGIGRKTANVILGNAFGVPGITVDTHLARLVHRFGWTTATDPVKIEHAVGELIPKNDWTMFSHRIIFHGRRVCFARKPACGACGLAKLCPSYGSGPVDPDAAAKLLKGPRVAELAAAAERVNT; the protein is encoded by the coding sequence GTGACCGCCGCCGAAACTCCCCTGGGCCGCAAGCGCCGGGCGCGCCGGATGGCGCGCATGCTGGCCGAACTGCACCCCGACGCGCACTGTGAGCTCGATTACGCCGATCCGTTCCAGTTGGCGGTCGCCACGATCCTGTCGGCCCAGTGCACCGACGTGCGCGTCAACCTCACCACCCCGGCGCTGTTCGCCCGATACCCGGACCCGGCCGCCATGGCCGCCGCCGACCGCGGCGAACTGGAGGAGCTGATCCGGCCCACCGGCTTCTTCCGCAACAAGACCAACTCGCTGTTGGGCCTGTCGGCGGCGCTGCTGTCCGACCACGGCGGCGAGGTGCCCGGCACGATGGCCGAACTGGTGAAACTGCCCGGTATCGGACGCAAGACCGCCAACGTCATCCTCGGCAACGCCTTCGGTGTTCCGGGCATCACCGTCGACACCCACCTGGCCCGGCTGGTGCACCGCTTCGGCTGGACCACGGCCACCGACCCGGTCAAGATCGAACACGCCGTCGGCGAGTTGATCCCCAAGAACGACTGGACGATGTTCTCGCACCGGATCATCTTTCACGGCCGTCGGGTGTGCTTCGCCCGCAAACCGGCGTGCGGCGCCTGCGGGCTGGCGAAGCTGTGCCCCAGCTACGGCAGCGGGCCGGTCGACCCCGACGCGGCCGCGAAACTCCTGAAGGGACCCCGGGTGGCCGAGCTGGCCGCCGCCGCGGAGCGTGTCAACACATGA
- a CDS encoding SseB family protein, translating to MWVPANDIEQHMREALRAGNQEEYFRLLARTDLLLPFAEDTSPSSNGTGSWATWATEDRTHVLVFTSPEAMRACLHAHAGAFRTVSFTALADAWPDSDWWLAVDPGTPIEGYLPAWFVRQVASGDTHLPDDQAPHSQPPMYAANDYPPPRTDYPQSAPPSQFGQFEAAPPPPQFGQFEASPFQQAPPPDPGPRYGETAPSAPSAGPGGLPRREPAAASPAPEPFSQQPADPYDAGLPQRDAYGQPSEAFNSGLPQRDSYPPAEAPPVQDPPSGTYDSPMSSAMPRREPMDSGFGQQPEPEQPAWEPAPRPEEPAWQAQQTQQPASDGYSAASRLPVPVSTALPEWPSEDAVEDELALAASTGDTKAYLSVLLRAWAYLPVAEDCPPSARPGDPEFRWHTDLIDGAYTITAFTSLSRLIARYGDRPHINTTFGRLTAQWPGLEYSLYVNPSTEVGANVPGPQVTTLVTWARTQGLLQPALDMDALGAPRSPASNHGSAQTQAPPPPQAQAPEPAAATPAPTAPELMQKVLPHQQVAMTLERGYDRVAGFVHRYNEVADLNTPEQLYNALGLLRDGVDFSPTDESVHVIRWVGHRGDLYRIAYGGNDPATAERNGGWIVEPPPFSGDGYAPSVEGRRIVEYKVDSVRLPHGATMTRVSADGRSEDIAVYDSDRREWIRADIEAAASSWDISPAGDFRQEQQHA from the coding sequence ATGTGGGTGCCGGCCAACGACATCGAACAGCATATGCGTGAGGCGCTGCGAGCCGGTAACCAGGAAGAATACTTCCGGCTGCTGGCCCGCACAGACTTGCTGCTGCCGTTCGCCGAGGATACGTCTCCCAGTTCCAACGGAACCGGGAGCTGGGCCACTTGGGCGACCGAGGACCGCACACACGTGCTGGTCTTCACATCGCCCGAGGCCATGCGCGCGTGCCTGCACGCGCACGCCGGTGCCTTCCGCACCGTCAGCTTCACCGCGCTGGCCGACGCGTGGCCCGACAGCGACTGGTGGCTGGCCGTCGACCCGGGTACCCCCATCGAGGGATATCTGCCCGCCTGGTTCGTGCGGCAGGTCGCCAGCGGCGACACCCATCTGCCCGACGACCAGGCCCCGCACTCGCAGCCGCCGATGTACGCGGCCAACGACTATCCGCCGCCGCGCACCGACTACCCGCAGTCCGCGCCGCCGTCGCAGTTCGGCCAGTTCGAGGCGGCCCCGCCGCCACCCCAGTTCGGGCAGTTCGAGGCCTCGCCGTTCCAGCAGGCCCCGCCGCCCGACCCCGGACCGCGCTACGGCGAGACGGCTCCGTCCGCCCCGAGTGCCGGACCCGGGGGACTGCCGCGCCGGGAACCGGCCGCCGCCAGTCCCGCGCCCGAACCGTTCTCGCAGCAGCCCGCCGACCCCTACGACGCGGGGCTGCCGCAGCGCGACGCCTACGGCCAGCCCTCCGAGGCCTTCAACTCCGGACTGCCGCAGCGCGACTCGTATCCGCCCGCCGAAGCGCCGCCCGTCCAGGACCCGCCCTCGGGTACCTACGACTCGCCGATGAGCTCGGCGATGCCGCGCCGCGAGCCCATGGACTCCGGCTTCGGCCAGCAGCCCGAACCCGAGCAGCCCGCCTGGGAACCGGCGCCGAGGCCCGAGGAACCCGCCTGGCAGGCCCAGCAGACCCAGCAGCCCGCCTCCGACGGCTACTCGGCCGCCTCGCGGCTGCCGGTCCCGGTGTCGACCGCGCTGCCGGAGTGGCCCAGCGAGGACGCCGTGGAGGACGAGCTGGCGCTGGCCGCGTCCACCGGCGACACCAAGGCCTACCTGAGCGTGCTGCTGCGCGCCTGGGCGTACCTGCCGGTCGCCGAGGACTGCCCGCCGTCCGCGCGTCCCGGTGACCCGGAGTTCCGCTGGCACACCGACCTCATCGACGGCGCCTACACGATCACCGCGTTCACGTCGCTGTCGCGGCTGATCGCCCGCTACGGCGACCGTCCCCACATCAACACCACCTTCGGCCGTCTGACGGCGCAGTGGCCGGGCCTGGAGTACTCGCTGTACGTCAACCCGTCCACCGAGGTGGGCGCGAACGTACCGGGCCCGCAGGTGACCACCCTGGTGACCTGGGCCCGCACCCAGGGTCTGTTGCAGCCCGCGCTGGACATGGACGCGCTGGGCGCGCCCCGCAGTCCGGCGTCCAACCACGGCTCGGCGCAGACGCAGGCCCCGCCGCCACCGCAGGCCCAGGCCCCCGAGCCCGCGGCGGCCACCCCGGCCCCGACGGCTCCGGAGCTGATGCAGAAGGTGCTGCCGCACCAGCAGGTCGCGATGACCCTGGAACGCGGCTACGACCGGGTGGCGGGCTTCGTGCACCGCTACAACGAGGTCGCCGACCTCAACACACCCGAGCAGCTCTACAACGCACTGGGCCTGCTGCGCGACGGCGTCGACTTCTCGCCGACCGACGAGTCGGTGCACGTGATCCGCTGGGTCGGGCACCGCGGCGACCTGTACCGGATCGCCTACGGCGGCAACGATCCCGCCACCGCCGAACGCAACGGCGGCTGGATCGTGGAACCGCCGCCGTTCTCCGGCGACGGCTACGCGCCCAGCGTCGAGGGCCGCCGGATCGTGGAGTACAAGGTGGACAGTGTGCGGCTTCCGCACGGCGCCACCATGACCCGCGTCAGCGCCGACGGCCGCAGCGAGGACATCGCCGTGTACGACTCCGACCGCCGGGAATGGATCCGCGCGGACATCGAGGCGGCGGCCTCGTCCTGGGACATCAGCCCGGCTGGCGACTTCAGGCAGGAGCAGCAGCATGCGTGA
- a CDS encoding cytochrome P450, with product MSDSPILDKDLFIERDPGRPFAPGTGITRLAAAGPVTRVTYADGADGWLVTGHAATRAVLADPRFSARADLVNISASAGPDYEPQPTPPGMFIQSDPPEHTRYRHLLTGEFTVRRMRLLNALIERVTAEHLDAMAADGPGADLVTAFAYPIPALVISELLGVRPEEQQQFQHRITAMMSETDPERLQAGYLATAAYMGELVAAKRSHPTDDVFSGLAASDELSDEELGNIGFLLLGAGFETTANMLSLGTLCLLRHPEQLADWRADPGMTDNAVEELLRYLSIAPGTIRAALEDVELEGQLIRQGESVTVSITTGNRDAARFDDPDTLDLRRKTGGHLAFGHGVHQCLGQQLARVEMRVAFPALLHRFPSLRLAVDPDDVPVKTDGSIVGLRSLPVTWDD from the coding sequence ATGTCCGACTCACCCATCCTCGACAAGGACCTGTTCATCGAGCGCGACCCCGGTCGCCCCTTCGCCCCGGGCACCGGCATCACCCGGCTGGCCGCCGCCGGTCCCGTCACCCGGGTGACGTACGCCGACGGAGCCGACGGCTGGCTGGTCACCGGGCACGCGGCGACCCGGGCGGTGCTGGCGGACCCGCGCTTCAGCGCCCGCGCCGACCTGGTCAACATCTCCGCGTCGGCCGGTCCCGACTACGAACCCCAGCCGACGCCGCCGGGCATGTTCATCCAGAGCGATCCGCCCGAGCACACCCGCTACCGGCACCTGCTGACCGGCGAGTTCACCGTCCGCCGGATGCGGCTGCTCAACGCACTCATCGAGCGCGTCACCGCCGAGCACCTCGACGCGATGGCGGCCGACGGCCCCGGCGCCGATCTGGTGACCGCGTTCGCGTACCCAATCCCCGCGCTGGTCATCAGCGAACTGCTCGGCGTGCGACCCGAGGAACAGCAACAGTTCCAGCATCGGATCACGGCGATGATGTCCGAGACCGATCCCGAGCGACTCCAGGCCGGTTACCTGGCCACGGCGGCGTACATGGGTGAACTGGTCGCCGCCAAACGATCCCACCCCACCGACGACGTGTTCAGCGGCCTTGCCGCCAGTGACGAGCTCAGCGACGAGGAACTGGGCAACATCGGCTTCCTGCTGCTGGGCGCCGGGTTCGAGACCACCGCCAACATGCTGTCGCTGGGCACCCTCTGCCTGCTGCGCCACCCCGAACAGCTGGCCGACTGGCGCGCCGACCCCGGCATGACCGACAACGCCGTCGAGGAACTGCTGCGGTACCTGAGCATCGCTCCGGGGACGATCCGCGCCGCCCTGGAGGACGTCGAACTCGAAGGGCAGCTCATCCGCCAGGGCGAGTCGGTCACGGTCTCGATCACCACCGGCAACCGGGACGCCGCCCGCTTCGACGACCCGGACACGCTGGACCTGCGACGCAAGACCGGCGGACACCTCGCCTTCGGGCACGGCGTCCACCAGTGCCTGGGCCAGCAGCTGGCCCGGGTGGAGATGCGGGTGGCGTTTCCGGCGCTGCTGCACCGGTTCCCGTCGCTGCGGCTGGCGGTCGACCCCGACGACGTGCCGGTGAAGACCGACGGTTCGATCGTCGGTCTGCGGAGCCTGCCGGTCACCTGGGACGACTAG
- a CDS encoding GbsR/MarR family transcriptional regulator, with the protein MPGGRLTPTDRRLIADGLAEGLGYAEIARRLDRPTSTISREVARNGGRDGYRAELAQHDTGRRAHRAAPVPSSPRPRDDGDYRRDPAAVRDFRKRYTAMMADMGLPPITAGVLVSVLITDEPYLTSADLVDQLGISAASVSKAVAYLEPLGLLRRERVPGERRERYLVDESWFQGWSRTVELHTRWASAAGEGAEIFGPRTPAGARLAEMAEFTRFLRDALARELVRWQEMRRRDRSRD; encoded by the coding sequence ATGCCCGGAGGCCGCCTGACCCCCACCGATCGACGCCTGATCGCCGACGGCCTCGCCGAGGGGCTGGGCTATGCCGAGATCGCCCGGCGGCTGGACCGCCCCACCTCGACCATCAGCCGCGAGGTGGCCCGCAACGGCGGCCGGGACGGCTACCGGGCCGAGCTGGCGCAGCACGACACCGGACGCCGGGCGCACCGCGCCGCGCCGGTGCCGTCCTCGCCTCGGCCGCGCGACGACGGCGACTACCGACGCGACCCGGCGGCGGTGCGGGACTTCCGGAAGCGGTACACCGCGATGATGGCCGACATGGGCTTGCCGCCGATCACCGCCGGAGTGCTGGTCAGCGTCCTGATCACCGACGAGCCGTACCTGACCTCGGCGGACCTGGTCGACCAACTCGGCATCAGCGCGGCGTCGGTGTCCAAGGCCGTCGCCTACCTGGAACCCCTCGGGCTGCTGCGACGCGAGCGCGTCCCCGGGGAACGCCGCGAGCGCTATCTCGTCGACGAGAGCTGGTTCCAGGGCTGGTCGCGCACCGTCGAACTGCACACCCGCTGGGCCTCGGCGGCCGGGGAGGGCGCCGAGATCTTCGGGCCGCGCACCCCGGCGGGGGCCAGGCTGGCCGAGATGGCCGAGTTCACCCGGTTCCTGCGCGACGCGCTGGCCCGGGAACTGGTGCGGTGGCAGGAAATGCGGCGTCGCGACCGCTCACGGGACTGA
- a CDS encoding Gfo/Idh/MocA family protein encodes MTSRIDIGIAVNGVTGRMGYRQHLVRSLLAIREQGGLPRPDGSVIWPELTLVGRNAAKLAEVAERHGIERYSTDLPEVLTDPSVSVYFDALTTQHRLAAVSSAIKAGKHVYCEKPIATSLDESLDLVRLAREHGVKNGAVADKLYLPGLLKLKRLIDSGFFGRILSVRGEFGYWVFEGDWQAAQRPSWNYRSEDGGGMALDMFPHWSYVFENLIAPVKSVTAHVSTHVPRRFDESGKGYPATADDAAYAIFELEGGVVAQMNSSWTTRVFRDELVEFQVDGTEGSAVAGLRRCRAQHRSVTPKPVWNPDIDQTVDFRSQWSEVPDNAEFDNGFKTQWEEFLRHVVDDAPWHHDFLAASRGVQLAEAGYLSSTEGRRVELPQLTL; translated from the coding sequence ATGACCTCTCGGATCGACATCGGCATCGCCGTCAACGGCGTCACCGGACGCATGGGATACCGGCAGCACCTGGTGCGTTCGCTGCTGGCGATCCGGGAACAGGGCGGTCTGCCCCGGCCCGACGGCTCGGTGATCTGGCCCGAGCTGACCCTGGTGGGCCGCAACGCCGCCAAACTCGCCGAAGTCGCCGAGCGGCACGGCATCGAGCGGTACTCCACCGACCTGCCCGAGGTGCTGACCGATCCGTCGGTCTCGGTGTACTTCGACGCCCTCACCACCCAGCACCGGCTCGCCGCGGTCAGCTCCGCCATCAAGGCGGGCAAGCACGTCTACTGCGAGAAACCCATCGCCACCAGCCTCGACGAGTCCCTGGACCTGGTCCGGCTGGCCCGCGAACACGGCGTCAAGAACGGCGCCGTCGCCGACAAGCTCTATCTGCCCGGCCTGCTCAAACTCAAGCGGCTCATCGACTCCGGCTTCTTCGGCCGGATCCTGTCGGTGCGCGGCGAGTTCGGGTACTGGGTGTTCGAGGGCGACTGGCAGGCCGCGCAGCGCCCATCCTGGAACTACCGCAGTGAGGACGGCGGCGGCATGGCGCTGGACATGTTCCCGCACTGGAGCTACGTCTTCGAGAACCTGATCGCCCCGGTCAAGTCGGTGACCGCGCACGTGTCCACCCACGTGCCGCGCCGCTTCGACGAATCCGGCAAGGGCTACCCCGCCACCGCCGACGACGCCGCCTACGCGATCTTCGAGCTGGAGGGTGGCGTCGTGGCCCAGATGAACTCCTCCTGGACCACCCGGGTCTTCCGGGACGAGCTGGTGGAGTTCCAGGTGGACGGCACCGAGGGCAGCGCGGTGGCGGGACTGCGCCGCTGCCGGGCCCAGCACCGTTCGGTCACCCCGAAACCGGTGTGGAACCCCGACATCGACCAGACCGTCGACTTCCGGTCACAGTGGAGCGAAGTGCCCGACAACGCCGAGTTCGACAACGGCTTCAAGACCCAGTGGGAGGAGTTCCTGCGCCACGTCGTGGACGACGCGCCCTGGCACCACGACTTCCTGGCCGCCAGCCGGGGTGTGCAGCTGGCCGAGGCCGGGTACCTTTCCTCGACCGAGGGCCGCCGCGTCGAACTGCCGCAGTTGACGCTGTGA
- a CDS encoding dihydrodipicolinate synthase family protein, whose product MTTIDLPGHGRYELRQPTVFPAVESFPSRTIYAAAHVVADPLADNGPGRPATLDWDATMAFRRHLWSQGLGVAEAMDTAQRGMGLDWKATRELIWRTVSEADGAPLACGVGTDQLVGPASMSEVAEAYIEQLLTVGVTGATPILMCSRALAAVAKTPEDYRSVYRQLLERVERPVILHWLGSMFDPALTGYWGSTDLKLAAESLLNLIAEYPERIDGVKISLLDAEAEIAFRRALPDSVVCYTGDDFNYPWLIEGDEHGHSHALLGIFDPLARFASAAAARLDAGDAAGFRAILDPTVPLARKVFETPTFNYKTGVVFLAWLSGHQDHFRMVGGLESARSITHLTEVFTLADRIGLFPDPELAADRMRSLLTVAGQ is encoded by the coding sequence GTGACCACGATCGACCTACCCGGACACGGGCGCTACGAACTGCGTCAGCCGACGGTCTTCCCGGCCGTCGAGTCCTTTCCCTCCCGCACCATCTACGCCGCCGCGCACGTCGTGGCCGATCCGCTGGCGGACAACGGTCCCGGCCGTCCGGCCACCCTCGACTGGGACGCCACCATGGCGTTTCGGCGGCACCTGTGGTCGCAGGGACTCGGCGTCGCCGAGGCCATGGACACCGCGCAGCGCGGCATGGGCCTGGACTGGAAGGCGACCCGGGAACTGATCTGGCGCACGGTGTCCGAGGCCGACGGCGCTCCACTGGCCTGCGGTGTCGGCACCGACCAGCTCGTCGGCCCGGCCAGCATGTCCGAAGTGGCCGAAGCCTATATCGAGCAGCTCCTCACCGTCGGCGTCACCGGCGCCACCCCGATCCTGATGTGCTCCCGGGCGCTGGCCGCCGTGGCCAAGACCCCCGAGGACTACCGTTCGGTCTACCGGCAGCTGCTGGAACGCGTGGAGCGCCCGGTGATCCTGCACTGGCTGGGCTCCATGTTCGACCCGGCGCTGACCGGCTACTGGGGTTCGACCGACCTGAAACTGGCCGCCGAATCGCTGCTGAACCTGATCGCCGAGTACCCCGAACGCATCGACGGCGTCAAGATCTCGCTGCTGGACGCCGAGGCCGAGATCGCGTTCCGGCGCGCGCTTCCCGACTCCGTGGTCTGTTACACCGGTGACGACTTCAACTACCCGTGGCTGATCGAGGGCGACGAACACGGCCACAGCCACGCCCTGCTGGGCATCTTCGACCCGTTGGCCCGCTTCGCCTCGGCCGCCGCCGCCCGCCTCGACGCGGGCGATGCCGCGGGCTTCCGCGCCATTCTCGACCCCACGGTCCCGTTGGCCCGCAAGGTCTTCGAAACCCCCACCTTCAACTACAAGACCGGCGTGGTCTTCCTGGCCTGGCTGAGCGGCCACCAGGACCACTTCCGCATGGTCGGCGGTCTGGAGTCGGCCCGCTCCATCACCCACCTGACCGAGGTCTTCACGCTGGCCGACCGCATCGGACTGTTCCCGGACCCCGAACTGGCCGCCGACCGGATGCGGTCGCTGCTGACGGTGGCGGGCCAGTGA
- a CDS encoding sugar phosphate isomerase/epimerase family protein, with protein sequence MNRFSLNHATTKHWDVFEAVEACARAEIGIGLWREPVADKGLEATAARVRDSGVTVTSLCRGGFLTTGTREALDDNRRAIDEAATLGTSELVMVCGGLPSGSRDLDAARETVAEAIAELAPHAAASGVRLAIEPLHPMFASDRCVISTLDQALDLAERFPATTVGVVVDTYHIWWDPTVWSAIERARGRISSFQVADWSTPLPAGVLTGRAQLGDGVIDLRRFRHAADAAGYDGLVEVEIFNDALWARPGAEVLAETLKRYAEHVA encoded by the coding sequence GTGAACCGCTTCTCGCTCAACCACGCCACCACCAAGCACTGGGACGTCTTCGAAGCCGTCGAAGCCTGCGCCCGTGCCGAGATCGGCATCGGCCTGTGGCGGGAACCGGTGGCCGACAAGGGTCTGGAAGCCACCGCCGCCAGGGTCCGCGACAGCGGCGTCACCGTCACCAGCCTGTGCCGGGGCGGTTTCCTCACCACCGGCACCCGCGAAGCCCTGGACGACAACCGTCGTGCCATCGACGAGGCCGCCACCCTGGGCACCTCGGAACTGGTCATGGTCTGCGGCGGCCTGCCATCCGGCTCCCGCGACCTCGACGCGGCCCGCGAAACCGTCGCCGAGGCCATCGCCGAACTGGCCCCGCACGCGGCGGCTTCCGGTGTCCGGCTGGCCATCGAGCCGCTGCACCCCATGTTCGCCTCGGACCGTTGCGTCATCTCCACACTCGACCAGGCCCTCGACCTGGCCGAGCGCTTCCCCGCGACCACCGTCGGCGTCGTCGTCGACACGTACCACATCTGGTGGGACCCAACGGTGTGGTCGGCGATCGAACGCGCCCGGGGCCGGATCTCCTCGTTCCAGGTCGCCGACTGGTCGACCCCGCTGCCCGCCGGAGTCCTCACCGGCCGCGCCCAGCTCGGCGACGGCGTCATCGACCTGCGTCGCTTCCGCCACGCCGCCGACGCGGCGGGCTACGACGGCCTGGTCGAAGTCGAGATCTTCAACGACGCGCTGTGGGCCCGCCCGGGTGCGGAGGTACTGGCCGAAACCCTCAAGCGGTACGCCGAACACGTCGCCTGA
- a CDS encoding PLP-dependent aminotransferase family protein yields MTELPLTVTPGADGLARDIAAQLRAAIRSGRLAAGTRLPSSRELAADLSVSRGVVVEAYEQLIAEGFLISRQGSGTRVAAIARPSEPATPPAATPPPAPRYDLRLGTPNLSRFPRREWLSASRQVLADLPNEAFGYPDTAGVPAFRSALADYLGRTRAALARPEHIVTVGGVADAITLLTRALGPVKLAIEDPTSPFQLPLLRSAGAELIPVPVDGEGMDIAALERTDADAVMLTPAHQYPTGVVLSPARRARLRDWAAARDALVIEDDYDAEFRYDREPIGCLQGLLPDRGVLMGSVSKSLAPGLRLGWILAPPRIAAAVADLRAKTDLGSPVLDQYIVARLITSGAFDRHVRAMRLLYRERRDALVAAIGTYLPTARIAGISAGQHIHIELPGIDEAELVRRARDLDVGVRGITEFRVTATGPSGLVLGFAGLTPDQLTEAMRLTSAVAELVHFP; encoded by the coding sequence GTGACCGAGCTGCCCTTGACCGTCACCCCCGGCGCCGACGGACTGGCCCGCGACATCGCCGCCCAACTGCGCGCCGCGATCCGCTCCGGCCGCCTGGCGGCGGGCACCCGGCTGCCGTCCAGCCGCGAACTCGCCGCCGACCTGTCGGTGTCGCGCGGCGTCGTCGTCGAGGCCTACGAACAACTCATCGCCGAGGGCTTCCTCATCTCCCGGCAGGGTTCGGGCACCCGCGTCGCCGCCATCGCCCGCCCGTCCGAGCCCGCCACCCCGCCGGCGGCCACTCCGCCCCCGGCGCCCCGCTACGACCTGCGACTGGGCACCCCCAACCTGTCCCGGTTCCCCCGCCGCGAATGGCTGTCGGCCAGCCGCCAGGTACTGGCCGACCTGCCCAACGAGGCCTTCGGCTACCCCGACACCGCCGGAGTCCCGGCGTTTCGCTCCGCGCTGGCCGACTACCTGGGCCGTACCCGCGCCGCGCTCGCCCGCCCCGAGCACATCGTCACCGTCGGCGGCGTCGCCGACGCCATCACGCTGCTGACCCGCGCCCTCGGCCCCGTCAAACTGGCCATAGAGGACCCCACGTCCCCGTTCCAGCTGCCGCTGTTGCGTTCCGCCGGAGCCGAACTCATCCCGGTCCCGGTCGACGGCGAGGGCATGGACATCGCCGCCCTGGAACGCACCGACGCCGACGCCGTCATGCTCACCCCGGCCCACCAGTACCCCACCGGTGTGGTCCTGTCCCCCGCCCGCCGGGCCCGGCTGCGCGACTGGGCCGCCGCCCGCGACGCCCTGGTCATCGAGGACGACTACGACGCCGAGTTCCGCTACGACCGCGAACCCATCGGCTGCCTCCAGGGCCTGCTGCCCGACCGGGGCGTCCTGATGGGATCGGTCAGCAAGTCCCTGGCACCCGGCCTGCGGCTCGGCTGGATCCTGGCCCCGCCCCGCATCGCCGCCGCCGTGGCCGACCTGCGCGCCAAGACCGACCTGGGCTCCCCCGTCCTCGACCAGTACATCGTGGCCCGGCTCATCACCTCGGGCGCCTTCGACCGCCACGTCCGCGCGATGCGGCTGCTGTACCGGGAACGCCGCGACGCTCTGGTCGCGGCCATCGGCACGTACCTGCCAACCGCCCGCATCGCCGGAATCTCGGCGGGACAACACATCCACATCGAACTGCCCGGCATCGACGAGGCGGAACTGGTCCGCCGCGCCCGCGACCTGGACGTGGGCGTCCGCGGCATCACCGAGTTCCGGGTCACCGCGACCGGCCCGTCCGGCCTGGTGCTCGGCTTCGCGGGCCTGACCCCCGACCAGCTCACCGAGGCGATGCGGTTGACGAGTGCGGTGGCGGAACTCGTGCATTTCCCGTGA
- a CDS encoding DMT family transporter, with amino-acid sequence MNKSRLRGAIQATVGMLLVGSLVAVNASINDYPIYTAHAIRYALAAVALCAILAVRKPEPVRLNRREVVLLLALAIGGLAVFNVAIAEATHFASSALVGTIVGSGPIVMAILGPLVARSGRPSGQVLVAAVAVTVGTAVATGLGGGDPLGALLAAVALAGEVSFSLLAVPLLPKLGALRVSAYTAVISVPLLLAAGWLIDGPAMLRVPDLGELSAIVYLGLVVTTAGFLLWYDSLPRLGPDRAGLFAGIMPIGAITTMMLLGQGLPSPAEALGAALVVGGILYGVRRTAARVGPVVASQNA; translated from the coding sequence GTGAACAAGTCTCGGCTCCGGGGAGCGATTCAGGCGACCGTGGGAATGCTGCTGGTCGGCTCACTCGTGGCGGTCAACGCGTCCATCAACGACTATCCGATCTACACCGCCCACGCGATCCGCTACGCGCTGGCGGCGGTGGCGCTGTGCGCGATCCTCGCGGTCCGCAAACCCGAACCGGTCAGGCTGAACCGCCGCGAGGTGGTGCTGCTGCTGGCCCTGGCGATCGGCGGGCTGGCCGTTTTCAACGTCGCCATCGCCGAGGCCACCCACTTCGCCAGCTCGGCGCTGGTGGGCACCATCGTCGGCTCCGGGCCGATCGTGATGGCCATCCTCGGTCCGCTGGTGGCCCGCAGCGGACGGCCGAGCGGGCAGGTGCTGGTCGCGGCCGTCGCGGTGACCGTCGGGACCGCCGTGGCCACCGGCCTGGGCGGCGGCGATCCGCTGGGCGCGCTGCTGGCCGCGGTGGCGCTGGCGGGCGAGGTGTCGTTCTCGCTGTTGGCGGTGCCGCTGCTGCCGAAACTGGGCGCGCTGCGAGTGTCGGCCTACACGGCGGTCATCTCGGTGCCGCTGCTGCTGGCGGCGGGCTGGCTCATCGACGGTCCGGCGATGCTGCGCGTCCCGGACCTCGGCGAGCTGTCCGCGATCGTCTACCTCGGACTTGTCGTCACCACCGCGGGCTTCCTGCTGTGGTACGACAGCCTGCCCCGGCTGGGCCCCGACCGCGCGGGCCTGTTCGCGGGCATCATGCCGATCGGCGCGATCACCACCATGATGCTGCTGGGCCAGGGGCTGCCCAGCCCGGCCGAGGCCCTCGGGGCGGCGCTGGTCGTCGGCGGCATCCTGTACGGCGTGCGACGGACGGCCGCCCGGGTCGGCCCCGTGGTCGCGTCGCAGAACGCGTGA